A genomic region of Streptomyces sp. NBC_00247 contains the following coding sequences:
- a CDS encoding glutamate synthase subunit beta encodes MADPKGFLTTGREVAKTRPVGERVKDWNEVYVPGSLLPIISKQAGRCMDCGIPFCHQGCPLGNLIPEWNDYAYREDWTAASERLHATNNFPEFTGRLCPAPCESACVLGINQPAVTIKNVEVSIIDKAWDSGDVTPQPPERLSGKTVAVIGSGPAGLAAAQQLTRAGHTVVVYERADRIGGLLRYGIPEFKMEKSHINRRIEQMRAEGTKFRTEVEIGADMPADALRRRYDAVVVAAGATVSRDLPVPGRELNGVHFAMEYLPLANKVQEGDLTVSPITAEGKHVVVIGGGDTGADCVGTAHRQGALSVTQLEIMPRPGEDRNANQPWPTFPMLYKVTSAHEEGGERLYSVSTTHFEGDEDGNVQALHLIEVEFKDGKLEQKAGTERVIPAQLVTLAMGFTGTDQANGLVEQFGLGLDERGNIARDAEYATNVEGVFVAGDAGRGQSLIVWAIAEGRSAARGVDRFLTGTSALPAPIRPTDRSLLV; translated from the coding sequence ATGGCTGACCCCAAGGGCTTCCTGACCACCGGGCGCGAGGTCGCGAAGACCCGCCCCGTGGGAGAGCGCGTCAAGGACTGGAACGAGGTCTACGTTCCGGGCTCCCTGCTCCCCATCATCAGCAAGCAGGCCGGCCGCTGCATGGACTGCGGCATCCCGTTCTGCCACCAGGGCTGTCCGCTCGGAAACCTCATCCCCGAGTGGAACGACTACGCCTACCGCGAGGACTGGACCGCCGCGTCCGAGCGCCTGCACGCCACGAACAACTTCCCGGAGTTCACCGGGCGGCTGTGCCCGGCTCCCTGCGAGTCGGCGTGCGTGCTCGGCATCAACCAGCCGGCCGTCACCATCAAGAACGTCGAAGTCTCCATCATCGACAAGGCGTGGGACAGCGGCGACGTCACCCCGCAGCCGCCCGAGCGCCTCTCCGGCAAGACCGTCGCCGTCATCGGCTCCGGCCCCGCCGGACTGGCCGCCGCCCAGCAGCTGACCCGGGCCGGCCACACGGTCGTCGTCTACGAGCGCGCCGACCGCATCGGCGGCCTGCTGCGCTATGGCATCCCCGAGTTCAAGATGGAGAAGTCGCACATCAACCGCCGCATCGAGCAGATGCGCGCGGAGGGCACCAAGTTCCGCACCGAGGTGGAGATCGGCGCCGACATGCCGGCCGACGCGCTCCGCCGCCGCTACGACGCGGTCGTCGTCGCGGCCGGTGCCACGGTCTCCCGCGACCTGCCCGTCCCGGGCCGCGAACTGAACGGCGTCCACTTCGCGATGGAGTACCTGCCGCTCGCCAACAAGGTGCAGGAGGGCGACCTGACGGTCTCCCCGATCACCGCCGAGGGCAAGCACGTCGTGGTCATCGGCGGCGGCGACACCGGAGCCGACTGCGTGGGCACCGCCCACCGCCAGGGCGCGCTCTCCGTCACCCAGCTGGAGATCATGCCGCGGCCCGGCGAGGACCGGAACGCCAACCAGCCCTGGCCGACCTTCCCCATGCTCTACAAGGTCACCTCCGCGCACGAGGAGGGCGGCGAGCGGCTCTACTCCGTCTCCACCACCCACTTCGAGGGCGACGAGGACGGCAACGTCCAGGCGCTGCACCTCATCGAGGTGGAGTTCAAGGACGGCAAGCTGGAGCAGAAGGCCGGCACCGAGCGCGTCATCCCGGCCCAGCTCGTCACCCTCGCCATGGGCTTCACCGGCACCGACCAGGCCAACGGTCTCGTCGAGCAGTTCGGCCTCGGCCTCGACGAGCGCGGTAACATCGCCCGCGACGCCGAGTACGCGACCAACGTCGAAGGCGTCTTCGTCGCCGGTGACGCGGGCCGCGGCCAGTCGCTCATCGTGTGGGCCATCGCCGAGGGCCGCTCCGCGGCACGCGGGGTGGACCGCTTTCTGACCGGGACCAGCGCCCTGCCGGCCCCGATCCGCCCGACGGACCGTTCCCTGTTGGTCTGA
- a CDS encoding rhomboid family intramembrane serine protease: MEADTPADTPTCYRHPSFETHVRCTRCDRRICPDCMREAAVGHQCPECVREGNRSVRQARSLFGGGVPSGTKPLVTYALIALNVLAYVAEVVKPEILDRFGMLGAALTGPAGSQGSLYVYDGWTPPGFETTGVVGGEWYRLLTGAFLHLPPDSSIGVMHLVFNMLALWNLGRDVETQLGKVRYVALYLLSAVGSSVLVYVLAPDTNAVGASGAIFGLAAALYVIGRRLGRDVGSLNRFMAGFLVWMVLSAFFTSWQGHLGGLLTGGLVMYGLAYAPAKLRNGLAQSIAAVVLVVLLVLVVVWKTNALTGG; the protein is encoded by the coding sequence ATGGAGGCCGACACCCCCGCCGACACCCCCACCTGTTACCGCCATCCGTCGTTCGAGACGCATGTCCGCTGCACCCGCTGCGACCGCCGGATATGCCCGGACTGCATGCGTGAAGCCGCGGTGGGCCACCAGTGCCCGGAGTGCGTGCGGGAGGGCAACCGCTCGGTCCGCCAGGCCCGGAGCCTCTTCGGCGGCGGGGTCCCGTCCGGCACGAAGCCGCTGGTCACCTACGCGCTCATCGCGCTGAACGTCCTCGCCTACGTCGCCGAGGTCGTGAAGCCCGAGATCCTGGACCGGTTCGGGATGCTCGGGGCGGCGCTCACCGGCCCCGCCGGCTCCCAAGGCTCCCTGTACGTGTACGACGGCTGGACGCCGCCCGGTTTCGAGACGACCGGCGTGGTCGGCGGTGAGTGGTACCGGCTGCTGACCGGAGCGTTCCTGCACCTGCCGCCGGACTCGTCGATCGGCGTGATGCACCTGGTCTTCAACATGCTGGCGCTCTGGAACCTCGGCCGGGACGTGGAGACCCAGCTCGGCAAGGTCCGCTACGTCGCGCTGTACCTGCTCTCCGCGGTGGGCAGTTCGGTGCTGGTGTACGTACTGGCACCCGACACCAACGCCGTGGGCGCCTCCGGAGCGATCTTCGGCCTGGCGGCGGCGCTCTACGTCATCGGCCGGCGGCTGGGCCGCGACGTGGGCTCCCTGAACCGCTTCATGGCCGGGTTCCTGGTGTGGATGGTGCTCTCCGCCTTCTTCACCTCCTGGCAGGGCCACCTCGGCGGCCTGCTCACGGGTGGCCTGGTGATGTACGGCCTGGCGTACGCCCCGGCCAAGCTGCGCAACGGCCTCGCCCAGAGCATCGCCGCCGTGGTGCTGGTGGTGCTGCTGGTGCTCGTGGTGGTCTGGAAGACGAACGCGCTGACCGGCGGCTGA
- a CDS encoding vWA domain-containing protein — MIGSPPASPTPSTSPVAGPAFSLDKVAARAPGLVSLYKSAGVSLRKHGLDGSRAAVYLVLDHSGSMRDYYKDGSVQALADQVLGLSAHLDDDGRVPVVFFSTDVDAVTDIALDNHEGRVDEIVAGLGHMGRTSYHLAMDAVIDHYLDSGSTAPALVVFQTDGGPISKPAAERYLCKAARLPLFWQFVGFGNTRDTQFDFLRKLDELAVPAKRVVDNAGYFHAGPDPRTVPDDLLYDRLVAEFPLWLAAARERGIVR; from the coding sequence ATGATCGGATCACCCCCGGCATCACCGACACCCTCGACCTCGCCGGTCGCGGGCCCCGCCTTCTCGCTCGACAAGGTGGCGGCGCGCGCCCCCGGCCTCGTCAGCCTCTACAAGTCGGCCGGGGTCTCCCTGCGTAAACACGGGCTGGACGGCAGCAGGGCGGCGGTCTACCTGGTGCTCGACCACTCGGGCTCGATGAGGGACTACTACAAGGACGGCAGCGTCCAGGCCCTCGCCGACCAGGTCCTCGGCCTGTCGGCCCATCTCGACGACGACGGACGCGTTCCCGTCGTCTTCTTCTCCACCGACGTCGACGCCGTCACCGACATCGCGCTCGACAACCACGAGGGCCGCGTCGACGAGATCGTGGCGGGCCTCGGTCACATGGGCAGGACCAGCTACCACCTCGCGATGGACGCCGTCATCGACCACTACCTCGACAGCGGCTCCACCGCCCCCGCCCTCGTCGTCTTCCAGACGGACGGTGGCCCGATCAGCAAACCGGCCGCCGAACGGTACCTGTGCAAGGCGGCCCGGCTGCCGCTGTTCTGGCAGTTCGTCGGCTTCGGGAACACGCGCGACACCCAGTTCGACTTCCTGCGCAAGCTGGACGAACTCGCCGTCCCCGCCAAGCGCGTGGTCGACAACGCCGGCTACTTCCACGCCGGACCCGACCCGCGCACCGTGCCCGACGACCTGCTGTACGACCGGCTCGTGGCGGAGTTCCCGCTGTGGCTCGCGGCGGCCCGGGAGCGCGGCATCGTGAGGTGA
- the gltB gene encoding glutamate synthase large subunit has product MRIHAWSPMDGRPAQQGMYDPRNEHDACGVGFVATLTGVASHALVEQALTVLRNLEHRGATGSEPDSGDGAGILLQVPDAFLREETGFDLPAAGAYAVGIAFLPADGSTDAVEEIEKIAGEEGLDVLGWREVPVAPGLLGKGARATMPEFRQLFVADGTSTGIALDRKAFVLRKRAEREAGVYFPSLSARTLVYKGMLTTGQLEPFFPDLSDRRFATAVALVHSRFSTNTFPSWPLAHPYRFVAHNGEINTVKGNRNWMKARESQLASGLFGEAALDRIFPVCTPDASDSASFDEVLELLHLGGRSLPHSVLMMVPEAWENHDSMDPARRAFYQYHSTMMEPWDGPACVTFTDGTQVGAVLDRNGLRPGRYWVTDEGLVVLSSEVGVLDIDPAKVVRKGRLQPGKMFLVDTAEHRIIEDDEIKSGLAGEQPYEEWLETGEIELGDLPEREHIVHTHASVTRRQQTFGYTEEELRVILAPMARTAGEPLGSMGTDSPIAALSARPRLLFDYFTQLFAQVTNPPLDAIREELVTSLRSSLGPQGNILEPTAATCRSVTLPFPVIDNDELAKLIHINADGDMPGMKAATLAGLYRVGGGGDALAARIEAICTEVDTAIEDGARLIVLSDRHSDAEHAPIPSLLLTSAVHHHLIRTKQRTQVGLLVEAGDVREVHHVALLIGYGAAAVNPYLAMESVEDLVRAGTFIEGIEAEQAIRNLIYALGKGVLKVMSKMGISTVASYRGAQVFEAVGLDEAFVATYFNGTATKIGGAGLDVVAKEVAARHTKAYPASGIAASHRALEIGGEYQWRREGEPHLFDPETVFRLQHATRNRRYDIFKKYTDRVNEQSERLMTLRGLFGFKSDRAPISVDEVESVADIVQRFSTGAMSYGSISREAHETLAIAMNQLGAKSNTGEGGEDSDRLHDPARRSAIKQVASGRFGVTSEYLVHADDIQIKMAQGAKPGEGGQLPGHKVYPWVAKTRHSTPGVGLISPPPHHDIYSIEDLAQLIHDLKNANPAARIHVKLVSEVGVGTVAAGVSKAHADVVLISGHDGGTGASPLTSLKHAGGPWELGLAETQQTLLLNGLRDRIVVQTDGQLKTGRDVVIAALLGAEEFGFATAPLVVSGCVMMRVCHLDTCPVGIATQNPVLRDRFSGKAEYVVNFFQFIAEEVREILAELGFRTIEEAVGHAELLDTDRAITHWKAQGLDLAPLFHVPELPEGAVRHRINEQDHGLAKALDNELIKLAADALGADSAEGAQPVRAQVAIRNINRTVGTMLGHEVTKKFGGAGLPENTIDITFTGSAGQSFGAFLPAGVTLRLEGDANDYVGKGLSGGRVVVRPDRGADHLAEYSTIAGNTIGYGATGGELFLRGRTGERFCVRNSGATVVSEGVGDHGCEYMTGGHAVVLGETGRNFAAGMSGGVAYVVDLDRDNVNPGSRSAVEELSEADGQWLHDVVRRHQEETGSTVAEKLLAEWATSVTRFSKIIPSTYKAVLAAKDAAELAGLSEQETTEKMMEAATNG; this is encoded by the coding sequence ATGCGCATCCACGCCTGGTCGCCCATGGACGGTCGCCCCGCCCAGCAGGGGATGTACGACCCCCGTAACGAGCACGACGCCTGCGGCGTCGGGTTCGTCGCCACCCTGACCGGTGTGGCCAGCCACGCGCTGGTCGAGCAGGCGCTGACCGTACTGCGCAACCTCGAACACCGCGGCGCCACCGGCTCCGAGCCCGACTCCGGCGACGGCGCCGGCATCCTCCTCCAGGTCCCCGACGCCTTCCTCCGCGAAGAGACCGGCTTCGACCTCCCCGCAGCCGGCGCGTACGCCGTCGGCATCGCCTTCCTCCCCGCCGACGGCTCCACGGACGCCGTCGAGGAGATCGAGAAGATCGCCGGCGAAGAGGGCCTCGACGTCCTCGGCTGGCGAGAGGTCCCGGTCGCCCCCGGCCTCCTCGGCAAGGGCGCCCGCGCCACCATGCCCGAGTTCCGCCAGCTCTTCGTGGCCGACGGCACCAGCACCGGCATCGCCCTGGACCGCAAGGCCTTCGTCCTGCGCAAGCGTGCCGAGCGGGAGGCCGGTGTCTACTTCCCGTCGCTCTCCGCCCGCACCCTCGTCTACAAGGGCATGCTCACCACCGGGCAGCTGGAGCCGTTCTTCCCCGACCTGTCCGACCGCCGGTTCGCCACGGCCGTCGCACTCGTCCACTCCCGCTTCTCCACCAACACCTTCCCCAGCTGGCCGCTGGCACACCCGTACCGCTTCGTCGCCCACAACGGCGAGATCAACACGGTCAAGGGCAACCGCAACTGGATGAAGGCCCGCGAGTCGCAGCTCGCCTCCGGACTCTTCGGAGAGGCCGCGCTCGACCGCATCTTCCCCGTCTGCACCCCGGACGCCTCCGACTCCGCCTCCTTCGACGAGGTCCTGGAGCTGCTCCACCTCGGCGGACGCTCGCTGCCCCACTCGGTGCTGATGATGGTCCCCGAGGCGTGGGAGAACCACGACTCCATGGACCCGGCCCGCCGCGCGTTCTACCAGTACCACTCCACGATGATGGAGCCCTGGGACGGACCGGCCTGCGTCACCTTCACCGACGGCACCCAGGTCGGCGCGGTCCTCGACCGCAACGGACTGCGCCCCGGCCGCTACTGGGTCACCGACGAGGGCCTTGTCGTCCTCTCCTCCGAGGTCGGCGTCCTCGACATCGACCCCGCCAAGGTCGTCCGCAAGGGCCGCCTCCAGCCCGGCAAGATGTTCCTCGTCGACACCGCCGAGCACCGCATCATCGAGGACGACGAGATCAAGTCCGGCCTCGCGGGCGAGCAGCCCTACGAGGAGTGGCTGGAGACCGGCGAGATCGAACTCGGCGACCTCCCCGAGCGCGAGCACATCGTGCACACCCACGCCTCGGTCACCCGCCGCCAGCAGACCTTCGGCTACACCGAGGAAGAGCTCCGCGTCATCCTCGCCCCGATGGCCCGCACCGCCGGCGAACCGCTCGGCTCCATGGGTACCGACTCGCCCATCGCCGCGCTCTCCGCCCGGCCCCGGCTGCTCTTCGACTACTTCACCCAGCTCTTCGCCCAGGTCACCAACCCGCCGCTGGACGCCATCCGCGAGGAGCTCGTCACCTCGCTGCGCTCCTCGCTCGGCCCCCAGGGCAACATCCTGGAGCCGACCGCCGCGACGTGCCGCAGCGTCACGCTGCCCTTCCCGGTGATCGACAACGACGAGCTCGCCAAGCTGATACACATCAACGCCGACGGCGACATGCCGGGCATGAAGGCCGCCACCCTGGCCGGCCTCTACCGCGTCGGCGGCGGCGGCGACGCCCTCGCCGCCCGCATCGAGGCGATCTGTACCGAGGTCGACACCGCCATCGAGGACGGCGCCCGCCTCATCGTCCTCTCCGACCGGCACTCCGACGCCGAGCACGCGCCGATCCCGTCGCTGCTGCTCACCTCCGCCGTCCACCACCACCTCATCCGCACCAAGCAGCGCACCCAGGTGGGCCTGCTGGTCGAGGCCGGTGACGTGCGCGAGGTCCACCACGTCGCCCTGCTGATCGGTTACGGCGCCGCCGCCGTCAACCCGTACCTCGCCATGGAGTCCGTCGAGGACCTCGTCCGCGCCGGTACGTTCATCGAGGGCATCGAGGCCGAGCAGGCCATCCGCAACCTGATCTACGCCCTCGGCAAGGGCGTCCTCAAGGTCATGTCGAAGATGGGCATCTCCACCGTCGCCTCCTACCGCGGCGCCCAGGTCTTCGAGGCCGTCGGCCTCGACGAGGCCTTCGTCGCGACGTACTTCAACGGCACCGCCACCAAGATCGGCGGCGCCGGCCTCGACGTCGTCGCCAAGGAGGTCGCCGCCCGGCACACCAAGGCGTACCCCGCCTCCGGCATCGCGGCCTCGCACCGCGCGCTGGAGATCGGCGGCGAGTACCAGTGGCGCCGCGAAGGCGAGCCGCACCTGTTCGACCCGGAGACGGTCTTCCGCCTCCAGCACGCCACCCGCAACCGCCGGTACGACATCTTCAAGAAGTACACGGACCGGGTGAACGAGCAGTCCGAGCGGCTGATGACGCTCCGCGGCCTGTTCGGCTTCAAGTCCGACCGCGCCCCGATCTCCGTCGACGAGGTCGAATCCGTCGCCGACATCGTCCAGCGCTTCTCCACCGGCGCCATGTCGTACGGCTCGATCTCCCGCGAGGCGCACGAGACGCTCGCCATCGCGATGAACCAGCTCGGCGCCAAGTCCAACACCGGCGAGGGCGGCGAGGACTCCGACCGTCTGCACGACCCGGCACGCCGCTCGGCCATCAAGCAGGTCGCCTCCGGCCGCTTCGGCGTCACCAGCGAGTACCTCGTCCACGCCGACGACATCCAGATCAAGATGGCGCAGGGCGCCAAGCCCGGCGAGGGCGGCCAGCTGCCCGGCCACAAGGTCTACCCCTGGGTCGCCAAGACCCGGCACTCCACCCCGGGCGTCGGCCTCATCTCGCCGCCCCCGCACCACGACATCTACTCCATCGAGGACCTGGCTCAGCTGATCCACGACCTCAAGAACGCCAACCCGGCGGCCCGCATCCACGTGAAGCTGGTCTCCGAAGTCGGCGTCGGAACGGTCGCGGCCGGTGTGTCCAAGGCCCACGCGGACGTCGTCCTCATCTCCGGCCACGACGGCGGAACGGGCGCCTCCCCGCTCACCTCGCTCAAGCACGCGGGCGGCCCCTGGGAGCTCGGCCTCGCCGAGACCCAGCAGACGCTGCTCCTCAACGGCCTGCGCGACCGCATCGTCGTGCAGACCGACGGCCAGCTCAAGACCGGCCGCGACGTCGTCATCGCCGCACTGCTGGGAGCCGAGGAGTTCGGTTTCGCGACCGCCCCGCTCGTCGTCTCCGGCTGCGTCATGATGCGCGTCTGCCACCTCGACACCTGCCCGGTCGGCATCGCCACGCAGAACCCCGTGCTGCGCGACCGCTTCTCCGGCAAGGCCGAGTACGTCGTGAACTTCTTCCAGTTCATCGCCGAGGAAGTCCGCGAGATCCTCGCCGAGCTGGGCTTCCGCACGATCGAAGAGGCCGTCGGCCACGCCGAACTCCTCGACACCGACCGGGCGATCACCCACTGGAAGGCCCAGGGCCTCGACCTGGCGCCGCTGTTCCACGTGCCCGAGCTCCCCGAGGGCGCGGTCCGCCACCGGATCAACGAGCAGGACCACGGCCTCGCCAAGGCGCTCGACAACGAGCTGATCAAGCTCGCCGCCGACGCGCTCGGCGCCGACAGCGCGGAGGGCGCCCAGCCGGTCCGCGCCCAGGTCGCCATCCGCAACATCAACCGCACCGTCGGTACGATGCTCGGCCACGAGGTCACGAAGAAGTTCGGCGGTGCGGGCCTGCCCGAGAACACCATCGACATCACCTTCACCGGCTCGGCCGGCCAGTCCTTCGGCGCCTTCCTCCCGGCCGGTGTCACGCTGCGCCTGGAGGGCGACGCCAACGACTACGTCGGCAAGGGCCTCTCCGGCGGCCGCGTCGTGGTCCGTCCGGACCGCGGCGCCGACCACCTCGCCGAGTACTCCACCATCGCGGGCAACACCATCGGCTACGGCGCCACCGGCGGCGAGCTGTTCCTGCGGGGCCGTACCGGTGAACGCTTCTGCGTCCGCAACTCCGGGGCCACCGTCGTCTCCGAAGGCGTGGGCGACCACGGCTGCGAGTACATGACCGGCGGCCACGCGGTCGTCCTCGGCGAGACCGGCCGCAACTTCGCGGCCGGCATGTCCGGCGGTGTCGCGTACGTCGTCGACCTGGACCGCGACAACGTCAACCCCGGAAGCCGCAGCGCGGTCGAGGAACTCTCCGAGGCCGACGGTCAGTGGCTGCACGACGTCGTGCGCCGCCACCAGGAGGAGACCGGCTCGACCGTCGCCGAGAAGCTCCTCGCCGAGTGGGCCACGTCGGTGACCCGCTTCAGCAAGATCATCCCGTCCACCTACAAGGCAGTGCTCGCCGCCAAGGACGCCGCTGAGCTCGCCGGTCTCTCCGAGCAGGAGACCACCGAGAAGATGATGGAGGCGGCGACCAATGGCTGA